A single genomic interval of Salinarchaeum sp. IM2453 harbors:
- a CDS encoding DUF6498-containing protein: MSNKGIKSGFTPILLANLLPLFGVLAFSWDAAMVVGLYVLELGLMIFLAAGKALFAARPPKLEDESADNAPGEGQDDKGMLVGDQIKAKRGSIEVVPWLPPVYPRNIGFAKQLVFGGTVYGFIFIVSLFADILAEIRIEPIVVLSAITLFAGQLMEVYRNYIQQERYKQVTPRAVVNTPFRQGFFLVFLLFIGLPISEVLGELVNTFAGNLIELDQATVGLLPLVVGKILIDWSAFASDRGVTTSRVTNWLAGPTREGRTLPEISVPDIDPDGCVQINPRTVAKSSLFYGLWKFVFIAPWVLVLSLYIGGLFAEATGDWGWIIAPSVALLGIVLILGIDTLEYYLQYGHMEYYRYDGKIIGYDQLLEEYQWSMPKPGYRNTGIIQHRLSDRILGTKTIWMKHGWNEDKLERHIGPTTKVNQTISELSLPITSTKLRSARVPMAIAGGLVMVFFCGPAILLVASILYPETVNIEPGDMIGGVVPALFVFIFAMVGIKVWLHDRDG; the protein is encoded by the coding sequence ATGTCGAATAAAGGAATAAAAAGTGGATTTACGCCGATTCTTCTGGCAAATCTTTTGCCGCTGTTTGGTGTTCTTGCCTTTAGCTGGGATGCAGCAATGGTTGTTGGATTATATGTACTTGAGCTTGGCTTGATGATATTTCTTGCTGCTGGAAAGGCACTATTCGCTGCACGTCCACCAAAGTTAGAGGACGAGTCGGCTGACAATGCGCCTGGAGAAGGTCAAGATGACAAAGGGATGTTGGTAGGCGATCAGATTAAAGCGAAGCGTGGAAGTATAGAAGTTGTCCCGTGGCTTCCACCTGTTTATCCTCGAAATATTGGATTTGCAAAGCAGCTGGTGTTCGGCGGAACCGTATATGGATTCATCTTCATTGTTTCTCTATTTGCTGATATTTTAGCAGAGATTCGCATTGAGCCGATTGTTGTACTCAGTGCGATTACCCTGTTTGCCGGTCAGCTAATGGAAGTGTACAGAAACTATATTCAGCAAGAGCGATATAAGCAGGTTACTCCACGAGCCGTGGTGAACACGCCGTTTCGCCAAGGTTTCTTTCTTGTATTCTTACTTTTTATTGGGCTTCCAATCAGCGAGGTGCTTGGAGAATTAGTCAATACATTTGCTGGTAACTTAATAGAACTTGATCAGGCAACTGTTGGACTTCTTCCGCTCGTTGTAGGGAAAATCTTGATCGACTGGTCAGCATTTGCTAGCGACCGCGGCGTTACAACGAGTCGAGTAACAAACTGGCTCGCAGGACCAACGCGTGAAGGCCGAACTCTGCCTGAGATTTCAGTTCCTGATATAGACCCAGATGGATGCGTACAGATCAATCCGAGAACCGTAGCCAAGTCGAGTTTATTCTATGGGTTATGGAAATTTGTGTTTATTGCGCCCTGGGTACTTGTGCTATCTCTTTACATCGGCGGCCTCTTTGCAGAAGCAACTGGTGACTGGGGTTGGATCATTGCTCCAAGTGTTGCGCTACTTGGTATTGTGCTGATTCTTGGCATTGACACTCTTGAGTATTATTTACAATATGGCCACATGGAATACTACCGGTATGACGGAAAAATCATTGGATATGATCAGCTACTTGAAGAATACCAGTGGTCAATGCCAAAACCAGGCTACAGGAACACTGGAATTATTCAACATCGTCTCTCTGATCGCATTCTTGGAACAAAAACAATCTGGATGAAACACGGATGGAACGAAGATAAGCTAGAACGTCACATTGGTCCAACGACAAAGGTTAATCAGACCATTAGCGAACTTTCTTTGCCCATCACGTCAACTAAACTTCGCTCTGCTCGCGTTCCTATGGCTATTGCTGGTGGATTAGTGATGGTCTTTTTCTGTGGCCCGGCTATCCTCCTTGTAGCCTCCATCCTATATCCAGAGACGGTCAACATTGAACCTGGAGATATGATCGGCGGCGTAGTTCCCGCTCTATTTGTATTTATTTTTGCTATGGTCGGAATCAAAGTGTGGCTGCATGATCGAGATGGCTGA
- a CDS encoding cadmium resistance transporter has product MSSVIYTALALFLITHIDTFAVLTAFCADDDYRRFEIIIGHYTGFLIGLFLAIGSAVLAAEFLQEWTFLLGLLPFAMGIWGLIHYRSTPDIEPPIVRSSRGRIVAVTAAGIGLSGENIAVFVPFFVELTPTELGVIAMTYTVAAGGIYLAAEILGHRVASAGTPQWVDRWLVPSILTVVGLYVLASGII; this is encoded by the coding sequence GTGAGTTCAGTTATCTATACCGCACTTGCATTGTTCCTTATAACTCATATCGACACATTTGCTGTGTTGACAGCATTTTGTGCCGACGACGATTATCGCAGATTTGAAATTATTATCGGGCATTATACTGGATTTCTGATCGGCTTATTTCTCGCAATAGGGAGTGCAGTGCTTGCTGCAGAGTTTCTACAGGAATGGACATTCCTACTTGGACTTCTTCCGTTTGCAATGGGTATCTGGGGATTAATCCATTATCGATCGACACCAGATATAGAGCCCCCAATTGTTAGATCGTCTAGAGGGAGGATTGTAGCCGTTACAGCCGCCGGTATTGGACTTAGCGGCGAAAATATTGCTGTGTTTGTTCCGTTTTTTGTAGAACTCACGCCAACTGAACTTGGAGTTATTGCTATGACGTATACTGTTGCTGCCGGAGGTATCTATCTTGCTGCAGAAATTCTTGGGCATCGAGTCGCCTCTGCTGGAACGCCACAGTGGGTTGATCGGTGGTTAGTGCCGTCTATCCTGACTGTGGTGGGACTATACGTCCTGGCTTCTGGTATCATATGA
- a CDS encoding low specificity L-threonine aldolase yields the protein MVDLRSDTVTTPSEQMRETARSAPVGDDVYKEDPTVEKLESRLATRLGFEAGLFVPSGTMGNQIAVRTHTDRGQEVILDDKCHIYEWEVGGLAQLSEVQPRPIDSHERGIPAPEQITEAYQEESLHKPGTGLLSLENTHNSRGGIAISPDRINAAAETAHDLGIPVHLDGARIFNAAVAQNIPASKLTAKVDSASVCLSKGLGAPVGSVLVGNTEFIEAARRHRKLLGGGMRQAGIIAGPALIALENIDRLHEDHKNATHLAEALAEVPELDVTYPETNIVLVDTTDTGMTAAEFLELCDDEGVLGTEYGTYTARFCTHLDIDRSDIETAINRISSLFVSTAV from the coding sequence ATGGTAGACCTGCGAAGTGACACGGTCACGACGCCAAGTGAGCAGATGCGAGAAACGGCTCGATCTGCTCCAGTTGGCGATGATGTGTACAAAGAAGATCCGACTGTTGAAAAACTGGAGTCACGTCTTGCGACGCGACTTGGGTTTGAGGCTGGGCTATTTGTCCCATCAGGAACGATGGGGAACCAAATTGCAGTTCGGACGCACACTGACCGTGGGCAGGAAGTGATTCTTGACGACAAATGTCACATATATGAGTGGGAGGTAGGTGGACTAGCCCAGCTTTCAGAGGTTCAACCTCGTCCAATCGATAGCCATGAACGGGGTATTCCAGCACCAGAGCAAATTACAGAAGCGTATCAAGAAGAAAGTCTACACAAACCAGGTACCGGACTCCTCAGCTTAGAGAACACACACAACAGCCGGGGTGGGATTGCTATCTCACCAGATCGCATTAATGCTGCCGCGGAGACGGCGCACGACTTAGGGATTCCAGTGCATTTAGATGGTGCTCGGATATTCAATGCAGCAGTTGCCCAAAACATACCAGCAAGCAAGCTTACTGCTAAGGTTGATTCAGCATCTGTTTGTCTGTCAAAAGGGCTAGGTGCCCCAGTTGGATCGGTCCTTGTTGGGAATACAGAATTCATTGAAGCAGCACGCAGACATAGAAAGCTTCTCGGAGGGGGCATGCGGCAAGCTGGTATCATCGCTGGGCCAGCATTGATAGCACTTGAGAATATTGATCGGTTGCACGAAGATCACAAAAATGCAACCCATCTTGCAGAAGCACTTGCAGAAGTTCCAGAGCTTGATGTCACATACCCTGAAACAAACATTGTTCTTGTGGATACGACAGACACGGGGATGACCGCTGCTGAGTTTCTTGAACTATGTGATGATGAGGGTGTGTTGGGGACCGAGTACGGAACGTATACGGCTCGATTCTGCACACATCTTGATATTGATAGATCAGATATTGAGACTGCAATTAACCGTATTTCCTCCTTATTTGTCTCTACAGCAGTATAG
- a CDS encoding IS6 family transposase, giving the protein MLFEELQLDITDSSDVEFLDSDRTRTPAWLIRLTCAAHAGAASLAECRDLCEWFGVERRRATIHHWYQAYAEYYDQDFTAEPDRIAVDEKQIQLENEQKAWLYAAIDVDTKVVLHAQLSWHRGRDPAEQFLDELKEKHRVSDAEFLVDGMGYLTALARTDLSGELNYTDRNMVEKLFQTYTMRIKRFHETWNGSQASAERWLTAYTAYYNHHRSHQALDNQPPVEALKQRGSI; this is encoded by the coding sequence ATGCTCTTCGAAGAACTCCAACTAGACATAACGGATTCTTCGGATGTGGAGTTTTTGGATAGTGATCGGACGCGCACGCCAGCCTGGTTGATCAGGCTGACGTGTGCTGCTCACGCCGGAGCCGCCTCGTTAGCCGAGTGTCGAGATCTCTGTGAGTGGTTCGGCGTCGAACGACGCCGAGCCACGATCCATCACTGGTACCAAGCCTACGCCGAGTACTACGATCAGGACTTCACCGCTGAACCAGATCGTATCGCTGTCGATGAAAAGCAAATTCAGCTTGAAAATGAACAGAAAGCGTGGCTCTACGCTGCAATCGATGTAGATACGAAAGTCGTGCTCCACGCACAACTTTCGTGGCACAGAGGCCGTGATCCTGCTGAACAGTTTTTAGACGAACTGAAAGAGAAACACCGTGTCTCCGACGCGGAGTTTCTCGTCGATGGCATGGGCTACCTCACCGCGCTTGCTCGGACTGATCTGAGTGGTGAGCTCAACTATACTGACCGCAACATGGTCGAAAAACTCTTTCAGACCTATACGATGCGAATCAAACGCTTTCACGAAACGTGGAACGGCAGTCAAGCCAGCGCCGAGCGCTGGCTGACTGCCTACACTGCCTACTATAATCACCATCGCAGCCACCAAGCACTCGACAATCAACCGCCAGTTGAAGCACTCAAACAGCGAGGGTCAATCTAG
- a CDS encoding RNA-guided endonuclease TnpB family protein: MSDRPQRTNTYTANATSDRYRQCLFDWLAAQPPLWNQITYRRRHQYFSDDGDVWNAEYTDLYDEYAPILGKATCQQIARKNSEAWRSHFRLLDQYHDDSNTAVTEKPSPPGYWGNRKEGYELHGLVRNDLYTFDWDEDRSTLEFGVGDVLEDRYDFEHNERITLEVNGNPQWDGDDSRLELIYEEHADQLRVQHPVRIHPDTLREQREDAFTHTLDTENTTQAAAIDVGANNTLAVVTERGETAVYHARPEFDRFQSYSERIATLQSELPEDEYTSNRIKRLYDARSRKRDHSRDAAVKHATEWLLERNVDTVYVGELTDVLDTYWSAEVNEKNHAFWSHRQLLERIELTLGDVGITLREVSEVNSSSECPECGSSDVTRRGDSFRCQDCELNAHSDVAGAWNILQQEVGPMARPAALSAERGRDAPHEGAYWQWNEHDWRPADVEEQSRSFDQPSVSKPARSQPG; this comes from the coding sequence TTGAGCGACCGGCCACAGCGAACCAATACCTACACCGCTAATGCAACCAGCGACAGGTATCGGCAGTGTTTGTTTGACTGGCTGGCCGCCCAACCCCCACTCTGGAATCAGATCACCTACCGACGCCGACACCAATACTTCAGCGACGATGGTGACGTGTGGAACGCCGAGTACACCGACCTCTACGACGAGTATGCCCCCATACTTGGGAAGGCAACCTGCCAGCAGATTGCTCGCAAGAATAGCGAAGCATGGCGCAGTCACTTCCGGTTGCTCGACCAGTATCACGACGACTCCAACACCGCAGTGACCGAGAAACCCTCACCACCGGGCTACTGGGGGAACCGAAAAGAAGGCTACGAGTTGCACGGCCTCGTCCGAAACGACCTCTACACGTTCGACTGGGACGAAGACCGGAGTACGCTTGAATTTGGTGTCGGTGACGTTCTCGAAGACCGCTACGACTTCGAGCACAACGAGCGTATCACACTCGAAGTCAACGGCAACCCACAGTGGGATGGTGACGATAGCCGATTGGAACTCATCTACGAGGAGCACGCTGACCAGCTTCGTGTCCAGCATCCTGTCCGCATTCACCCAGACACACTCAGAGAACAGCGAGAGGATGCCTTCACTCACACACTCGACACAGAGAACACGACGCAGGCAGCCGCAATCGACGTAGGTGCAAACAATACATTGGCTGTTGTCACCGAGCGTGGTGAGACAGCGGTCTACCACGCTCGTCCAGAGTTTGACCGATTCCAGAGCTATTCCGAGCGAATCGCCACACTCCAGTCGGAACTCCCAGAAGATGAATACACGAGCAATCGTATCAAGCGACTCTACGACGCTCGATCACGCAAACGCGATCATAGTCGTGATGCGGCGGTGAAACACGCCACAGAGTGGCTGCTTGAACGCAACGTTGACACGGTGTACGTTGGTGAGTTGACCGATGTGCTGGACACGTACTGGAGTGCTGAGGTGAACGAAAAGAACCACGCTTTCTGGTCACACCGACAGCTCTTGGAGCGGATAGAATTGACACTCGGCGATGTTGGTATCACACTCCGGGAAGTGAGCGAAGTCAATTCGAGTAGCGAGTGTCCCGAGTGTGGGAGTAGTGATGTCACTCGGAGAGGCGATTCGTTTCGGTGTCAAGACTGCGAGCTAAACGCTCACAGTGACGTGGCAGGAGCGTGGAACATCTTGCAGCAAGAAGTGGGGCCGATGGCCCGGCCCGCTGCCCTGTCTGCTGAACGCGGCAGGGACGCACCCCACGAGGGGGCGTACTGGCAGTGGAACGAACACGACTGGAGACCCGCCGATGTTGAGGAACAGTCGCGTTCATTCGACCAACCCAGCGTCAGCAAACCCGCACGTTCACAGCCGGGGTAA
- a CDS encoding DUF547 domain-containing protein, with the protein MSTHLDSSKPEKAVRTTLDRFRHGDSPAVGALLDDISFDAVVSMSEKKRFAFWINGYNLAVQHLLHETSKGPTDPGFFDQPITIAGQQLSLNDIEHGILRKRQKSKLKYEPFASVDLLSQLEVQELDPRIHFALNCGARSCPPVVVYNPSQLDPQLNAAVDRYLQAETKFDEQTETVTIPAVFDWFEGDFGGRPGVIQFLRSHGAIPKDFSPVIKYRGWDWESVPRNFL; encoded by the coding sequence ATGTCAACGCATCTTGATTCGTCGAAGCCGGAAAAAGCCGTCCGGACTACACTTGATCGGTTTAGACACGGAGATTCTCCCGCTGTTGGAGCATTACTTGATGATATCTCATTCGATGCTGTGGTCTCGATGTCAGAGAAAAAGCGGTTTGCGTTTTGGATTAACGGGTACAATTTGGCAGTACAGCACTTACTGCATGAAACGTCCAAAGGCCCAACTGACCCTGGTTTTTTTGATCAGCCTATTACAATTGCTGGTCAGCAACTGTCTTTGAATGATATTGAACACGGAATACTCAGAAAGCGCCAGAAATCAAAGCTAAAGTACGAACCATTTGCCTCGGTTGACCTGCTTAGTCAACTAGAAGTGCAGGAGCTTGATCCGCGAATTCATTTTGCGCTCAACTGTGGGGCACGAAGTTGTCCTCCGGTTGTTGTATACAACCCGTCACAACTTGACCCACAGCTCAATGCTGCAGTTGACCGATATCTGCAGGCGGAGACTAAATTTGATGAACAAACAGAGACCGTTACTATCCCTGCAGTATTTGACTGGTTTGAAGGAGACTTTGGTGGACGACCTGGAGTCATTCAGTTCCTTCGTTCACATGGGGCTATCCCGAAGGACTTCTCTCCAGTGATTAAGTACCGCGGTTGGGATTGGGAGTCCGTTCCTCGAAACTTCCTTTGA